In a genomic window of Alcanivorax sp.:
- a CDS encoding 4'-phosphopantetheinyl transferase superfamily protein — protein MPEYQRPQCLSNIHREEIADGLVRVGCHYQIEKLLDDSFLLADIPLPASLTSSVDKRKTEYLAGRWCAREALRMLGVDGIPGMGADRAPIWPPGTVGSITHSKGTAEVMVADARHWLAVGLDTEQWLTAERADRLCRELLTSEERENLKGLTPIQRANRITLIFSAKESLFKALYPLTGKRFYFHDAARRNQRSLTLLTTLTEQWKHGTEVPFRWRERQQGVLSWIALPR, from the coding sequence ATGCCGGAATATCAACGCCCACAATGCCTATCCAATATCCATCGCGAGGAAATTGCCGATGGTCTGGTCCGTGTTGGCTGTCACTATCAGATCGAAAAGCTGCTCGATGACAGTTTTCTGCTGGCCGATATTCCTTTGCCCGCCTCATTAACGTCATCGGTCGATAAACGCAAAACCGAATACCTGGCCGGCCGCTGGTGTGCCAGAGAAGCGCTGCGCATGCTGGGCGTCGACGGGATACCGGGCATGGGTGCCGACAGAGCCCCCATTTGGCCCCCTGGCACCGTGGGCAGCATTACTCACAGCAAGGGCACCGCTGAGGTGATGGTGGCGGATGCCCGGCACTGGCTGGCGGTGGGCCTGGATACGGAGCAATGGCTAACCGCAGAACGGGCGGATCGGCTGTGTCGTGAATTGCTGACCAGCGAGGAAAGGGAAAACCTGAAAGGCCTCACCCCGATACAACGGGCCAACAGGATCACCCTGATCTTCTCCGCAAAGGAAAGCCTGTTCAAGGCACTCTATCCCCTGACCGGCAAGCGCTTTTACTTTCATGATGCTGCCCGCCGCAACCAGCGCTCACTCACCTTGCTGACAACGCTGACAGAGCAATGGAAGCACGGCACCGAGGTACCCTTTCGCTGGCGAGAACGCCAACAGGGCGTACTCAGCTGGATTGCCTTGCCGCGGTAG
- a CDS encoding DUF808 domain-containing protein, whose protein sequence is MAGTSLLALLDDIATILDDVSVMTKVAAKKTAGVLGDDLALNAQQVSGVKADRELPVVWAVAKGSFVNKLILVPAALLISVFLPWLITPLLMVGGAYLCYEGCEKLLHKFLHGDEKEVEHQQRLQAVSDENVDLVAFEKTKIKGAIRTDFILSAEIIVISLGAVQSATFGVQVAAICAIAVLMTVGVYSLVAGIVKLDDAGQHLMQTPADSTAAGARIAFGQVILTVAPWLMKTLSVVGTAAMFLVGGGILVHGIPGSHDWIHHLQEMVAAVSWLVPLLINLVGGIIAGALVLLVVTGVSKFRGGEASAH, encoded by the coding sequence ATGGCCGGAACCAGCTTGCTGGCATTGCTCGATGATATTGCCACCATTCTCGATGATGTATCGGTAATGACCAAGGTGGCAGCAAAGAAAACCGCCGGTGTGCTGGGGGATGATCTGGCGCTGAATGCGCAACAGGTGTCCGGTGTGAAGGCAGACCGCGAGCTTCCTGTGGTCTGGGCGGTAGCCAAGGGGTCTTTCGTCAACAAACTGATTCTGGTGCCGGCCGCGTTGCTGATCAGTGTGTTTCTGCCCTGGCTGATTACGCCGCTGCTGATGGTGGGGGGCGCTTACCTCTGTTATGAAGGCTGTGAAAAACTGCTTCACAAGTTCCTGCATGGCGATGAGAAAGAGGTAGAGCACCAGCAGCGCCTGCAGGCGGTCAGCGATGAAAATGTGGATCTGGTGGCCTTCGAAAAAACCAAGATCAAGGGGGCGATCCGTACGGACTTTATTCTCTCGGCAGAAATCATCGTGATTTCCCTGGGCGCGGTGCAAAGCGCCACTTTTGGGGTCCAGGTGGCTGCTATCTGCGCCATTGCCGTGTTGATGACAGTGGGCGTGTACTCGTTGGTAGCGGGTATTGTGAAGCTGGACGATGCGGGTCAGCACCTGATGCAGACGCCTGCGGACAGCACCGCTGCAGGGGCCCGTATTGCCTTCGGGCAAGTTATTCTGACGGTGGCGCCGTGGTTGATGAAGACCCTATCCGTGGTCGGCACCGCCGCCATGTTCCTGGTGGGTGGTGGGATTCTGGTTCACGGTATCCCCGGTTCCCATGACTGGATTCATCATCTGCAGGAAATGGTGGCAGCGGTCTCGTGGCTGGTGCCGTTGCTGATCAATCTGGTGGGCGGGATTATTGCCGGGGCGCTGGTGTTGTTGGTGGTCACCGGTGTGTCGAAATTCCGGGGCGGAGAAGCCTCCGCCCACTGA
- a CDS encoding DUF4124 domain-containing protein, whose protein sequence is MDAKKLFALIRAALWLTALTSSLAAHGDIFQWRDKNGKLHFGDRPPEQVDSEKVTPKTSPVMQELEITVLRQDFTLPDGLHDRTLGAIRNIYRRYRNDFGLDLHGTAQVNLYLFEQQADFRQWMVDRIGSSNANYAGVFIPSSNEVAVWRWGNDQDVAQTVLHESSHVLLYQLSPASPVWLHEGLAQYFQTLKVQPDGRLKVSALPDAQTRIRQWMDEGRLITLRQYLSLDDTQWRRMAHELDAIPYTVAWATTAFLMSKPVGRSTLRTLLQELEKTDSRPTLKRIGEIYPGGLTRLEYDFFRWAQSDMAPHWY, encoded by the coding sequence ATGGATGCAAAAAAACTGTTCGCCCTGATCCGGGCCGCCCTCTGGCTCACCGCGCTGACGTCATCTCTGGCGGCCCACGGGGATATTTTTCAGTGGCGTGACAAGAACGGCAAGCTGCACTTTGGGGATCGTCCACCGGAACAGGTGGATAGCGAAAAGGTCACCCCAAAAACCTCTCCTGTCATGCAGGAACTGGAAATTACCGTGCTGCGCCAGGACTTCACCCTGCCCGACGGGCTCCATGACCGCACCCTCGGGGCGATCCGCAACATCTACCGACGTTACCGCAATGACTTTGGGCTGGACCTGCATGGCACCGCTCAAGTGAACCTGTATCTGTTCGAGCAGCAGGCGGATTTCCGTCAATGGATGGTCGATCGTATCGGCTCCAGCAACGCCAATTATGCCGGCGTTTTTATCCCTTCCAGCAATGAAGTCGCCGTCTGGCGCTGGGGAAACGATCAGGACGTGGCCCAGACGGTTCTCCACGAAAGCAGCCACGTGCTCCTCTACCAGTTATCCCCGGCGTCCCCGGTCTGGCTGCATGAAGGCCTGGCCCAGTATTTCCAGACTCTCAAAGTGCAACCTGATGGTCGCCTGAAAGTCAGCGCCCTGCCGGATGCCCAGACACGCATCCGTCAATGGATGGACGAGGGCAGGCTGATTACCCTGCGACAGTACCTGTCCCTGGATGACACCCAGTGGCGACGCATGGCCCACGAACTGGACGCCATTCCCTACACCGTCGCCTGGGCCACCACTGCTTTTCTGATGTCCAAACCCGTGGGCCGCAGCACCCTGCGCACGCTGCTTCAGGAACTGGAAAAAACCGACAGCCGGCCCACGCTGAAAAGAATCGGTGAGATCTACCCGGGCGGGCTGACACGACTGGAATATGATTTTTTCCGCTGGGCGCAGAGCGACATGGCGCCGCATTGGTATTGA
- the rpsU gene encoding 30S ribosomal protein S21, with amino-acid sequence MPQVKVKEGEPFDVALRRFKRGCEKAGILSEVRRREQYEKPTQERKRKRAAAVKRHLKKLQREQLARKRLY; translated from the coding sequence ATGCCTCAGGTGAAGGTGAAAGAAGGCGAACCGTTTGATGTGGCCCTGCGCCGTTTCAAGCGTGGCTGTGAGAAAGCGGGCATTCTCTCTGAAGTGCGTCGTCGCGAACAGTACGAGAAGCCCACTCAAGAGCGTAAGCGTAAGCGTGCCGCAGCCGTCAAGCGTCACCTTAAGAAACTGCAGCGTGAGCAACTCGCACGCAAACGTCTCTACTAA
- the folB gene encoding dihydroneopterin aldolase: MDIVYINDLKVDTVIGIFDWERRIRQTVSLDLEMAADIRKGAASDHIDDALDYKAIGKRVIAFIEGSEFQLVETLAENVAQLVIGEFNVPWLKLRLSKPGALRGSRDVGVIIERGEKPNG; this comes from the coding sequence ATGGACATTGTTTATATCAATGATTTGAAAGTGGATACCGTTATCGGGATTTTCGACTGGGAGCGGCGTATTCGCCAGACTGTCAGCCTGGATCTGGAAATGGCGGCGGATATCCGCAAGGGTGCGGCGTCGGATCACATCGACGACGCACTGGACTACAAGGCTATTGGTAAACGTGTGATTGCGTTTATCGAAGGGAGTGAATTCCAGCTGGTGGAAACCCTGGCGGAAAATGTGGCCCAGCTGGTAATTGGCGAATTCAATGTGCCCTGGCTGAAGCTGCGGCTGAGCAAACCGGGCGCCCTGCGCGGATCCCGCGATGTGGGCGTGATCATCGAACGGGGTGAGAAACCCAATGGGTAA
- the folK gene encoding 2-amino-4-hydroxy-6-hydroxymethyldihydropteridine diphosphokinase: protein MGNTEQTARVYLSLGSNIDREHNIRSGLQALAAAFGKLAVSPVYESEAVGFSGDAFYNLVVGIDTTLSVGELAAALRDIEKDHGRVRGEKKFSSRTLDIDILTYNDLTGEIDGVQLPRDEILKHAFVLRPLVDLAPDAIHPEIGKPYRQLLEEADFAGQALWVVAFEA from the coding sequence ATGGGTAATACGGAACAAACCGCCCGGGTGTACCTGAGCCTGGGCTCCAATATCGACCGGGAACACAATATTCGTTCCGGCCTTCAGGCACTGGCCGCCGCCTTTGGTAAGTTGGCGGTAAGCCCGGTGTACGAAAGTGAGGCGGTGGGTTTTTCCGGTGACGCTTTCTACAACCTGGTGGTGGGAATCGACACAACCCTGTCTGTGGGTGAGCTTGCTGCAGCTCTGCGCGATATCGAGAAAGACCATGGCCGGGTGCGCGGGGAAAAGAAATTCTCCAGTCGGACCCTGGATATCGACATCCTCACCTATAACGATCTCACCGGAGAGATCGACGGTGTGCAATTACCCCGTGATGAAATTCTCAAGCATGCCTTTGTTCTCAGGCCCCTGGTGGACCTGGCCCCCGATGCGATTCACCCGGAAATCGGCAAGCCCTACCGGCAGTTGCTGGAAGAAGCAGATTTTGCCGGGCAGGCATTGTGGGTGGTGGCGTTCGAGGCATAG
- the plsY gene encoding glycerol-3-phosphate 1-O-acyltransferase PlsY, which translates to MWFWLLPLCVAGYLMGSISSAILVCRLFGYPDPRTEGSNNPGATNVLRIGGKPAAALTLLGDVLKGVIPVVLARYLDMGPFVAALVGTFAFLGHLFPVFFHFQGGKGVATAFGLLFALHWPSGLVAGAVWLLVFALTRISSLASLSAFVVAPACIFAWLPQAFWPMLALSLVMILRHRSNLQKLLRGEELGFRKKD; encoded by the coding sequence GTGTGGTTTTGGCTGCTGCCATTGTGCGTGGCCGGCTATCTGATGGGCTCCATTTCCAGTGCCATTCTGGTGTGCCGACTGTTCGGCTATCCAGACCCGCGCACCGAGGGCTCCAACAACCCCGGCGCCACCAATGTGCTGCGTATCGGCGGCAAACCGGCCGCGGCGCTGACATTGCTGGGCGACGTGCTGAAAGGGGTGATCCCGGTGGTGCTGGCCCGCTATCTGGACATGGGCCCCTTCGTGGCCGCGCTAGTAGGCACCTTTGCCTTTCTCGGCCATCTGTTTCCGGTGTTCTTCCACTTCCAGGGCGGCAAGGGTGTGGCCACGGCCTTCGGCTTGTTGTTTGCCTTGCACTGGCCCAGCGGCCTGGTGGCGGGGGCCGTCTGGCTGCTGGTCTTCGCCCTCACCCGCATTTCTTCCCTGGCCTCGTTAAGCGCCTTCGTGGTCGCCCCCGCCTGCATCTTCGCCTGGCTGCCCCAGGCCTTCTGGCCCATGCTGGCCCTGTCCCTGGTAATGATCCTGCGCCACCGCAGCAACCTGCAAAAATTGCTGCGCGGGGAAGAGTTGGGGTTCAGGAAGAAGGACTGA
- a CDS encoding DUF4124 domain-containing protein codes for MKGIIALLALLPMLASAEVYRWQDARGNWHFGDQPPQDQHEKIDLKAPPKLGQGERVREINQRALRLRESEETRRQEQAARVKKEQDTQARKCRDARARLKRLQGRFVYRDDEGNITHPTMDRVRADQDEVRQWMQKNCSP; via the coding sequence ATGAAGGGAATCATTGCACTACTGGCATTGCTACCGATGCTTGCCAGTGCCGAGGTGTATCGCTGGCAGGATGCCAGGGGCAACTGGCATTTTGGTGATCAGCCGCCACAGGATCAGCACGAAAAAATTGATCTCAAGGCGCCGCCCAAGCTTGGCCAGGGCGAGCGTGTCCGGGAAATCAACCAGCGCGCCCTGCGACTACGCGAGAGTGAAGAAACCCGGCGGCAAGAGCAGGCGGCCAGGGTGAAAAAAGAACAGGATACCCAGGCCAGAAAATGCCGGGATGCCAGGGCAAGACTGAAACGACTGCAGGGCCGTTTTGTCTATCGCGATGATGAAGGCAATATCACTCACCCCACCATGGACAGGGTAAGAGCCGACCAGGACGAAGTTCGCCAATGGATGCAAAAAAACTGTTCGCCCTGA
- the tsaD gene encoding tRNA (adenosine(37)-N6)-threonylcarbamoyltransferase complex transferase subunit TsaD yields MRVLGIESSCDETGVAIYDTDAGLLGQALYSQVEMHARFGGVVPELASRDHVQRVLPLVKQVMAEAGTTPDQLDGIAYTAGPGLAGALLVGAGVARSLAFGWGIPAVEVHHMEGHLLAPLLEPDAPAFPFVALLVSGGHTLLLEARSLGDYAILGESVDDAAGEAFDKAAKMMGLGYPGGPRIAALAEKGTPGRFRFPRPMTDRPGLDMSFSGLKTFTLNTINDLGGKEALSEQDQADIALAFEEAAVDTLVIKCRRAVEQTGDKRLVMAGGVSANRALRAKLAEQMKKRGVQVFYPAPQYCTDNGAMIAFAGALRLQAGESAALPIKVRPRWPLTELEKLQVES; encoded by the coding sequence ATGCGTGTATTGGGTATCGAATCAAGCTGTGACGAGACCGGGGTGGCTATTTATGACACCGATGCCGGTCTGCTGGGGCAGGCCCTGTACAGCCAGGTAGAGATGCACGCCCGCTTTGGTGGCGTGGTGCCGGAGTTGGCCAGCCGTGACCATGTGCAGCGGGTGCTGCCACTGGTAAAACAGGTGATGGCGGAAGCAGGCACCACCCCGGATCAGCTCGATGGCATCGCCTATACCGCCGGGCCCGGCCTTGCCGGGGCCTTGCTGGTGGGGGCCGGCGTGGCCCGGTCACTGGCCTTTGGCTGGGGCATTCCCGCCGTGGAGGTGCACCACATGGAAGGCCACCTGCTGGCGCCGCTGCTGGAACCGGATGCGCCAGCCTTTCCCTTTGTGGCGCTGCTGGTCAGTGGCGGCCACACCCTGTTACTGGAAGCCCGCTCCCTGGGTGACTACGCCATTCTCGGCGAATCCGTGGATGATGCTGCTGGTGAAGCCTTCGACAAGGCGGCCAAGATGATGGGGCTGGGCTATCCCGGCGGCCCGCGTATCGCCGCGCTGGCGGAAAAAGGAACGCCGGGCCGGTTCCGCTTCCCCCGGCCCATGACCGATCGCCCAGGTCTGGATATGAGCTTTTCCGGCCTGAAGACCTTCACCCTCAACACCATCAACGATCTGGGTGGCAAGGAGGCTCTCAGCGAGCAGGACCAGGCAGATATCGCCCTGGCGTTCGAAGAGGCAGCGGTGGATACCCTGGTGATCAAGTGTCGCCGGGCGGTGGAGCAGACCGGCGACAAGCGGCTGGTGATGGCTGGCGGGGTCAGCGCCAATCGTGCCTTGCGTGCCAAGCTGGCAGAGCAGATGAAAAAGCGGGGTGTGCAGGTGTTCTACCCCGCCCCCCAGTACTGCACCGACAACGGCGCCATGATCGCCTTTGCCGGTGCCCTGCGCCTGCAGGCGGGGGAAAGTGCGGCGTTACCCATCAAGGTGCGACCGCGCTGGCCGTTGACGGAATTGGAGAAGCTGCAAGTTGAAAGTTGA
- the dnaG gene encoding DNA primase: MARIPENFIQDLLARTDLVELIDSRVPLKKTGRNYSACCPFHQEKTPSFTVAPDKQFYYCFGCGASGNAVGFLMEYEHQSFPEAVKQLAGRAGMEVPESRPETPADRQKKDRLQSLYDLLSRAEKFYCQQLRQAPERQKAVTYLKGRGLSGEIAKRFGIGFAPPGYDNLIGGLSLTEAGLEQALTAGLLVRRDDTGRTYDKFRDRIIFPIRDTRGRTIGFGGRVLGDGKPKYLNSPETPVFHKGQELYGLWEWRQSRDRSDRLYVVEGYMDVIALAQHGVPNVVATLGTATTEDHARKLFRQVNEVVLCFDGDKAGVRAAWRALESLLPALDDGKQVRFLFLPDGEDPDTLVRQQGPEALRALTDKADALSTYLFRHLSEGLDLTTVDGRARLARLALPYLDKPAGPVYRALLTQELSQLTRLDKESLTQLKPAPKPETAPAPRPRPEPEPESHDDFMPMDYGDSMPPPDDFYPADSNSYPSRANNRPTRHQDGSRKGPMTLAERLVLVLLDYPDLVSEQPLPDGVELLPMPHIDLLIQVAGLCRQNHSPAALLGALMALEQGETLSRLLKASLKPPMQKEMATRLWQDALSQLEVSRLEAALHEMEQAGIPDTAHWQELHRALAEARQHARQPFN; this comes from the coding sequence ATGGCACGCATTCCGGAAAATTTCATACAGGATCTGTTGGCTCGCACCGACCTGGTGGAGCTGATTGATTCCCGCGTGCCCCTGAAAAAGACCGGCCGCAACTACAGCGCCTGCTGCCCCTTCCACCAGGAAAAGACCCCGTCGTTCACCGTGGCCCCGGATAAGCAGTTCTACTACTGCTTCGGCTGCGGCGCCTCCGGCAATGCTGTGGGCTTTCTGATGGAATACGAACATCAGAGCTTCCCGGAAGCGGTGAAGCAGCTTGCCGGTCGTGCCGGCATGGAAGTGCCGGAAAGCCGTCCGGAGACCCCCGCCGACCGACAGAAGAAAGACCGCCTGCAGTCGCTGTACGACCTGCTCAGCCGGGCAGAGAAATTCTACTGTCAGCAATTGCGCCAGGCGCCGGAGCGGCAGAAAGCGGTCACCTATCTGAAAGGTCGGGGACTCAGCGGGGAAATCGCCAAGCGCTTCGGCATCGGCTTTGCCCCGCCCGGTTACGATAACCTGATCGGCGGACTGTCGCTGACTGAAGCGGGTCTTGAGCAGGCCCTTACCGCAGGCCTGCTGGTACGCCGGGACGATACCGGACGCACCTATGACAAATTTCGCGATCGCATCATATTCCCGATCCGCGACACCCGCGGCCGCACTATCGGCTTTGGTGGCCGCGTGCTCGGCGACGGAAAACCCAAATACCTGAACAGCCCGGAAACCCCGGTCTTCCACAAGGGCCAGGAGCTCTATGGCCTGTGGGAATGGCGCCAGAGCCGCGATCGCAGCGACCGACTCTACGTGGTGGAAGGCTACATGGACGTAATCGCCCTGGCCCAGCACGGGGTGCCCAATGTGGTTGCCACCCTGGGCACCGCCACCACGGAAGATCACGCCCGCAAGCTGTTTCGCCAGGTCAACGAAGTGGTGCTCTGTTTCGACGGTGACAAGGCCGGGGTGCGCGCCGCCTGGCGAGCCCTGGAATCCCTGCTGCCAGCGCTGGACGACGGCAAGCAGGTACGCTTCCTGTTCCTGCCCGACGGCGAAGACCCGGACACCCTGGTCCGCCAGCAAGGCCCGGAAGCGTTGCGAGCGCTCACTGACAAGGCCGACGCCCTCTCCACCTACCTGTTCCGGCACCTGTCCGAAGGGCTGGACCTGACCACCGTGGACGGCCGCGCCCGGCTGGCCCGGCTCGCCCTGCCCTATCTGGACAAACCCGCCGGGCCGGTCTATCGGGCACTGCTCACCCAGGAACTGTCGCAGCTGACCCGACTGGACAAGGAATCGCTGACACAACTGAAGCCGGCCCCCAAACCGGAGACCGCCCCAGCCCCGCGCCCCCGGCCCGAGCCTGAACCGGAATCCCATGATGACTTCATGCCCATGGATTATGGCGACTCCATGCCGCCACCGGACGATTTCTACCCGGCGGACAGTAACAGCTACCCGTCACGCGCCAACAACCGCCCAACCCGCCACCAGGACGGCAGCCGCAAGGGCCCGATGACCCTGGCGGAAAGACTGGTACTGGTGCTGCTGGATTACCCGGATCTGGTGAGCGAACAGCCACTGCCCGATGGCGTGGAGCTATTGCCCATGCCCCACATTGATCTGCTGATACAGGTGGCAGGCCTGTGCCGCCAGAACCACAGCCCCGCCGCCCTGCTCGGCGCGCTGATGGCACTGGAACAGGGAGAAACCCTGTCCCGTCTGCTAAAGGCCAGCCTCAAGCCGCCCATGCAGAAAGAAATGGCCACCCGTCTTTGGCAAGATGCCCTCTCCCAATTGGAAGTCTCTCGCCTGGAGGCCGCCCTCCACGAAATGGAGCAGGCCGGCATCCCGGATACCGCCCATTGGCAGGAACTCCACCGGGCACTCGCCGAAGCCCGCCAGCATGCCCGCCAGCCCTTCAACTAG
- the rpoD gene encoding RNA polymerase sigma factor RpoD, translating to MTTQKQQQQSQLKQLIALGKEQGYLTYAEVNDHLPESITDTDQVEDIIQMINDMGITVVEKAADADQLMIEESADSTDEVAAEEAAAVLASVESEPGRTTDPVRMYMREMGTVELLTREGEIEIAKRIEEGTREVLHALAFWPGAVDMLIDEYARVENEERKLTDIIAGYLDPNDDGAAATNANKEPTFAEKAKKAAEAKEKAKENDDDDDADKKDSDDDDDEDEGGLDPVLAAERFAELKKLHEKAERALKRNGRDHASTAKAMEALAEHFTLFKLVPRIYDEMLVGARNNLDLVRKFERQIMSSAIRRGGMDRKDFIKLFPGNETNMDWVDQQLKTKKGKTIADKLSEVKEDIQRAQRKITTVEEIIGLPVADIKEINRRISIGEAKARRAKKEMVEANLRLVISIAKKYTNRGLQFLDLIQEGNIGLMKAVDKFEYRRGYKFSTYATWWIRQAITRSIADQARTIRIPVHMIETINKINRVQRQMLQEMGREPTPEELGVRLEMPEDKVRKVLKIAKEPISMETPIGDDEDSSLGDFIEDGNMESPVDSATSLGLEEATREVLANLTAREAKVLRMRFGIDMNTDHTLEEVGKQFDVTRERIRQIEAKALRKLRHPSRSEHLRSFLDGDL from the coding sequence ATGACGACTCAAAAGCAGCAGCAACAATCCCAGCTGAAGCAGTTGATCGCGCTCGGCAAGGAACAGGGTTACCTGACCTACGCCGAAGTGAATGACCACTTGCCGGAGTCCATTACCGACACCGACCAGGTGGAAGACATCATTCAGATGATCAACGACATGGGCATCACCGTGGTGGAAAAAGCCGCCGATGCCGATCAGCTGATGATCGAGGAAAGTGCCGACAGCACCGACGAAGTTGCCGCCGAAGAAGCTGCCGCTGTTCTCGCCTCCGTAGAGAGCGAGCCCGGCCGCACCACCGACCCGGTGCGCATGTACATGCGCGAAATGGGCACGGTGGAACTGCTGACCCGTGAAGGCGAAATCGAGATCGCCAAGCGCATCGAGGAAGGCACCCGGGAAGTCCTGCACGCCCTGGCCTTCTGGCCCGGCGCCGTTGACATGCTGATCGACGAATACGCCCGCGTGGAAAACGAAGAGCGCAAGCTCACCGATATCATCGCCGGTTACCTGGACCCCAATGATGACGGCGCCGCCGCCACCAATGCCAACAAGGAACCGACTTTCGCAGAAAAGGCCAAGAAAGCCGCTGAAGCGAAAGAAAAAGCGAAAGAAAACGACGATGACGACGACGCTGACAAAAAAGACAGCGACGACGATGATGATGAAGATGAAGGCGGTCTGGATCCGGTACTGGCGGCAGAGCGTTTTGCCGAGCTGAAGAAACTGCACGAGAAAGCCGAGCGCGCCCTCAAGCGCAACGGTCGTGACCATGCCAGCACCGCCAAAGCCATGGAAGCCCTGGCCGAGCACTTCACTCTGTTCAAGCTGGTGCCGCGCATCTATGACGAAATGCTGGTCGGCGCCCGCAACAATCTGGACCTGGTTCGTAAGTTCGAGCGTCAGATCATGTCTTCCGCCATTCGCCGTGGCGGCATGGACCGCAAGGATTTCATCAAGCTGTTCCCCGGCAACGAAACCAACATGGACTGGGTCGATCAGCAGCTGAAAACCAAGAAAGGCAAGACCATTGCCGACAAGCTGAGCGAAGTAAAGGAAGACATTCAGCGCGCTCAGCGCAAGATCACCACCGTCGAGGAAATCATTGGTCTGCCGGTGGCTGACATCAAGGAAATCAACCGTCGCATTTCCATCGGCGAAGCCAAGGCTCGCCGCGCCAAGAAGGAAATGGTGGAAGCCAACCTGCGTCTGGTAATTTCCATCGCCAAGAAATACACCAACCGCGGCCTGCAGTTCCTCGATCTGATCCAGGAAGGCAACATCGGTCTGATGAAAGCCGTGGACAAGTTCGAGTACCGTCGCGGTTACAAGTTCTCTACCTACGCCACCTGGTGGATTCGTCAGGCCATTACCCGCTCTATCGCCGACCAGGCACGCACCATCCGGATTCCGGTGCACATGATAGAGACGATCAACAAGATCAACCGGGTACAGCGCCAAATGCTGCAGGAAATGGGCCGTGAACCGACCCCGGAAGAACTGGGCGTGCGCCTGGAAATGCCGGAAGACAAGGTCCGCAAGGTACTGAAGATCGCCAAAGAGCCGATCTCCATGGAAACCCCCATCGGTGACGATGAAGATTCCAGCCTGGGCGACTTTATCGAGGACGGCAACATGGAGTCCCCGGTGGATTCCGCCACCTCTCTGGGCCTGGAAGAAGCCACCCGTGAAGTACTGGCTAACCTGACCGCCCGGGAAGCCAAGGTACTGCGCATGCGCTTCGGTATCGACATGAACACTGACCACACCCTCGAGGAAGTGGGCAAGCAGTTCGACGTGACCCGTGAGCGTATCCGTCAGATAGAAGCCAAGGCGCTGCGCAAGCTGCGCCACCCCAGTCGCAGCGAACACCTGCGCAGCTTCCTGGACGGCGACCTGTAA
- a CDS encoding GatB/YqeY domain-containing protein, whose amino-acid sequence MSALKEQLTAAMKDAMRAKEKARLGVFRMALSAIKQIEVDERIEPDDARVLALLDKLIKQRKDSATQYRDAGRPELAETEEAEILVLQEFLPAQLSDDEIDALIDDAISQTGATGMQDMGKVMGILKPQLQGRADMGAASGKVRAKLN is encoded by the coding sequence ATGAGTGCGCTCAAAGAGCAGCTCACTGCAGCCATGAAGGACGCCATGCGTGCCAAAGAAAAGGCACGTCTTGGCGTTTTTCGTATGGCGCTGTCAGCGATCAAGCAAATCGAAGTGGACGAGCGCATCGAGCCCGATGATGCCCGTGTACTGGCGTTGCTCGACAAGCTGATCAAGCAGCGCAAGGATTCTGCTACCCAATACCGCGACGCGGGCCGCCCGGAACTGGCGGAAACCGAAGAAGCGGAAATCCTGGTACTCCAGGAGTTTCTCCCCGCCCAGCTGAGCGACGACGAAATCGACGCTCTGATTGACGATGCCATCTCCCAAACCGGTGCCACAGGCATGCAGGACATGGGCAAGGTAATGGGCATCCTCAAGCCACAATTACAGGGCCGTGCCGACATGGGCGCCGCCAGTGGCAAGGTTCGCGCCAAGCTGAACTGA